Proteins from a genomic interval of Aquabacterium sp. J223:
- the dnaA gene encoding chromosomal replication initiator protein DnaA, protein MSADLWQLGCERLAAELPEQQFNTWIRPLPPAEVADAGEASVVSVKVPNRFKLDWIRRQYGARIEALLTELAGKPVRLELALSPREALLRVPGAAAHHQVPLRGAVGAVSALHALGDMAQRGAPAPAGTGRAAEAPAAHPLLDAAARHRLNPALTFDSLVPGRANQMARTAALHVAGAPGVMYNPLFIYGGVGLGKTHLIHAVGNALLRDKPDARIAYLHAEQFISDVVKNYQRKTFDELKAKYHSLDLLLIDDVQFFAGKDRTQEEFFNAFEALVAKKAHIIMTSDTYPKGLVDIDERLTSRFDAGLTVAIEPPELEMRVAILMKKSEVEGTPMPEDVAFFVAKNVRANVRELEGALRKVLAYSRFSQKDINITLAREALKDLLSIQNRQIGVENIQKTVADFYKIKVADMYSKKRPASIAKPRQIAMYLAKELTQKSLPEIGELFGGRDHTTVLHAVRKIGSDRQKNHELNQQLHVLEQTLKG, encoded by the coding sequence ATGAGCGCAGATCTCTGGCAGCTCGGCTGCGAGCGCCTTGCAGCCGAACTGCCCGAACAACAGTTCAACACCTGGATCCGGCCCCTGCCGCCGGCGGAGGTGGCCGACGCGGGAGAGGCGTCGGTCGTGTCGGTGAAGGTGCCCAACCGGTTCAAGCTGGACTGGATCCGTCGCCAGTACGGCGCCCGCATCGAAGCCCTGCTGACCGAACTCGCCGGCAAGCCGGTGCGGCTGGAGCTGGCGCTCAGCCCCCGCGAAGCGCTGCTGCGGGTGCCCGGCGCCGCGGCCCACCACCAGGTGCCGCTGCGCGGGGCGGTGGGCGCCGTCTCCGCGCTCCACGCGCTGGGCGACATGGCCCAGCGGGGCGCACCGGCGCCGGCCGGCACCGGCCGGGCCGCCGAGGCCCCGGCGGCGCACCCGCTGCTCGACGCCGCCGCCCGCCACCGCCTGAACCCCGCGCTGACCTTCGACAGCCTGGTGCCCGGCCGTGCCAACCAGATGGCCCGCACCGCCGCGCTGCACGTCGCCGGCGCGCCCGGGGTCATGTACAACCCGCTGTTCATCTACGGCGGCGTCGGTCTGGGCAAGACCCACCTCATCCACGCGGTCGGCAATGCGCTGCTGCGCGACAAGCCCGACGCCCGCATCGCCTACCTGCACGCCGAGCAGTTCATCTCGGACGTGGTGAAGAACTACCAGCGCAAGACCTTCGACGAGCTGAAGGCCAAGTACCACTCGCTGGACCTCCTGCTGATCGACGACGTGCAGTTCTTTGCCGGCAAGGACCGCACGCAGGAGGAGTTCTTCAACGCCTTCGAGGCGCTGGTGGCCAAGAAGGCCCACATCATCATGACCAGCGACACCTACCCGAAGGGGCTGGTGGACATCGACGAGCGGCTGACCAGCCGCTTCGACGCCGGCCTGACGGTGGCCATCGAGCCGCCGGAGCTGGAGATGCGGGTGGCCATCCTGATGAAGAAGTCCGAAGTGGAAGGCACGCCGATGCCCGAGGACGTCGCCTTCTTCGTCGCCAAGAACGTGCGCGCCAACGTGCGCGAGCTGGAAGGCGCGCTGCGCAAGGTGCTGGCCTACAGCCGCTTCAGCCAGAAGGACATCAACATCACCCTGGCGCGCGAGGCGCTGAAGGACCTGCTGTCGATCCAGAACCGGCAGATCGGGGTGGAGAACATCCAGAAGACGGTGGCCGACTTCTACAAGATCAAGGTCGCCGACATGTACTCGAAGAAGCGGCCGGCCTCGATCGCCAAGCCGCGCCAGATCGCCATGTACCTGGCCAAGGAGCTGACGCAGAAGAGCCTGCCGGAGATCGGCGAGCTGTTCGGCGGCCGCGACCACACGACGGTGCTGCATGCGGTGCGAAAGATCGGCAGCGACCGCCAGAAGAACCACGAACTCAACCAGCAGCTGCACGTCCTGGAACAGACGCTGAAAGGCTGA
- the gyrB gene encoding DNA topoisomerase (ATP-hydrolyzing) subunit B produces the protein MTESDKPQTPPTAGADGVTRLAIPDAAGQAASTGSDASAAYGEGSIQILEGLEAVRKRPGMYIGDTSDGTGLHHLVFEVVDNSIDEALAGHCDDIVVTIHTDNSISVIDNGRGIPTGVKMDDKHEPKRSAAEIALTELHAGGKFNQNSYKVSGGLHGVGVSCVNALSKWLRLTVRREGKVHFLEFRKGVPQDPLIELRDGVPVSPMKVTGETEKRGTEVHFLPDDEIFSLVDFHYDVLAKRLRELSFLNNGVKIKLVDERNAKEDDFAYAGGVKGFVDFINQGKRVLHPNVFHAVGEKASDQGTTIGVEVAMQWNDGYAENVLCFTNNIPQRDGGTHLTGLRAAMTRVINKYIEDNELAKKAKVEVSGDDMREGLACVVSVKVPEPKFSSQTKDKLVSSEVRAPVEDIVGRLLTDWLLENPLDAKIICGKIVEAARAREAARKAREMTRRKGVLDGLGLPGKLADCQEKDPAQCEIYIVEGDSAGGSAKQGRDRKFQAILPLRGKILNVERARYEKLLSSNEIVTLITALGTGIGPDDFNPDKLRYHRIIIMTDADVDGAHIRTLLLTFFYRQMPALVERGHIYIAQPPLYKVKQGKHEQYLKDAVELDAFMLKVALADASLHTGIGSGPDDGVLKGEAFEQLARQYVLAENVIARLANWMDGEALRALATGVEINLDTLEAAERSAQALAASLHGADVSGEFDARTDKHLLRISRRHHGNLKSSVISADFVHGADYEVLATAGKTFKGLLGPDAVIRKGEGERQKEQRVADFRTAMQWLMAQAEGSVGRQRYKGLGEMNPEQLWETTMDPTVRRLLKVQIEDAIEADKVFTMLMGDEVEPRRDFIETNALRAANIDV, from the coding sequence ATGACCGAATCGGACAAGCCCCAGACCCCGCCGACCGCCGGCGCCGACGGCGTGACGCGCCTCGCGATCCCCGATGCGGCGGGCCAGGCGGCGTCGACCGGCTCCGACGCGTCGGCCGCCTACGGCGAAGGCAGCATCCAGATCCTGGAGGGGCTGGAGGCGGTGCGCAAGCGGCCGGGCATGTACATCGGCGACACGTCCGACGGCACCGGCCTGCACCACCTGGTCTTCGAGGTGGTGGACAACTCCATCGACGAGGCGCTGGCCGGCCACTGCGACGACATCGTCGTCACCATCCACACCGACAACTCGATCTCCGTCATCGACAACGGCCGCGGCATCCCCACCGGCGTGAAGATGGACGACAAGCACGAGCCCAAGCGCTCGGCCGCCGAGATCGCGCTGACCGAGCTGCACGCCGGCGGCAAGTTCAACCAGAACAGCTACAAGGTCTCGGGCGGCCTGCACGGCGTGGGCGTGAGCTGCGTCAACGCGCTGAGCAAGTGGCTGCGGCTGACGGTGCGCCGCGAAGGCAAGGTGCACTTCCTCGAGTTCAGGAAGGGCGTGCCGCAGGACCCGCTGATCGAGCTGCGCGACGGCGTGCCGGTCAGCCCGATGAAGGTCACCGGCGAGACCGAGAAGCGCGGCACCGAGGTGCACTTCCTGCCCGACGACGAGATCTTCAGCCTGGTCGACTTCCACTACGACGTGCTGGCCAAGCGGCTGCGCGAGCTGAGCTTCCTCAACAACGGCGTCAAGATCAAGCTGGTCGACGAGCGCAACGCCAAGGAAGACGACTTCGCCTACGCCGGCGGCGTGAAAGGCTTCGTCGACTTCATCAACCAGGGCAAGCGGGTGCTGCACCCCAACGTCTTCCACGCCGTGGGCGAGAAGGCCAGCGACCAGGGCACCACCATCGGCGTGGAAGTGGCGATGCAGTGGAACGACGGCTACGCCGAGAACGTGCTCTGCTTCACCAACAACATCCCGCAGCGCGACGGCGGCACCCACCTGACCGGCCTGCGCGCGGCGATGACCCGCGTCATCAACAAGTACATCGAGGACAACGAGCTGGCCAAGAAGGCCAAGGTCGAGGTCAGCGGCGACGACATGCGCGAAGGCCTGGCCTGCGTGGTCAGCGTCAAGGTGCCGGAGCCGAAGTTCTCCAGCCAGACCAAGGACAAGCTGGTGAGCAGCGAGGTGCGCGCGCCGGTGGAGGACATCGTCGGCCGCCTGCTGACCGACTGGCTGCTGGAGAACCCGCTCGACGCCAAGATCATCTGCGGCAAGATCGTCGAGGCCGCCCGCGCCCGCGAGGCTGCGCGCAAGGCCCGCGAGATGACGCGCCGCAAGGGCGTGCTCGACGGCCTGGGCCTGCCCGGCAAGCTGGCCGACTGCCAGGAGAAGGACCCCGCGCAGTGCGAGATCTACATCGTGGAGGGCGACTCCGCCGGCGGCTCGGCCAAGCAGGGGCGTGACCGCAAGTTCCAGGCGATCCTGCCGCTGCGCGGCAAGATCCTGAACGTCGAGCGCGCGCGCTACGAGAAGCTGCTCAGCTCCAACGAGATCGTCACGCTGATCACGGCGCTGGGCACCGGCATCGGGCCGGACGACTTCAACCCCGACAAGCTGCGCTACCACCGCATCATCATCATGACCGACGCGGACGTGGACGGCGCCCACATCCGCACCCTGCTGCTGACCTTCTTCTACCGCCAGATGCCGGCGCTGGTCGAGCGCGGCCACATCTACATCGCGCAGCCGCCGCTGTACAAGGTCAAGCAGGGCAAGCACGAGCAGTACCTGAAGGACGCGGTCGAGCTCGACGCCTTCATGCTCAAGGTGGCGCTGGCCGATGCGTCACTGCACACCGGCATCGGCAGCGGCCCCGACGACGGCGTGCTGAAGGGCGAGGCGTTCGAGCAGCTGGCCCGCCAGTACGTGCTGGCCGAGAACGTCATCGCCCGCCTGGCCAACTGGATGGACGGCGAGGCCCTGCGCGCGCTGGCCACCGGCGTGGAGATCAACCTCGACACGCTGGAGGCCGCCGAGCGCAGCGCCCAGGCCCTGGCCGCCAGCCTGCACGGCGCCGACGTGTCCGGCGAGTTCGACGCCCGCACCGACAAGCACCTGCTGCGCATCAGCCGCCGCCACCACGGCAACCTGAAGAGCAGCGTCATCAGCGCCGACTTCGTGCATGGCGCCGACTACGAGGTGCTGGCCACCGCGGGCAAGACCTTCAAGGGCCTGCTCGGCCCCGACGCCGTCATCCGCAAGGGCGAAGGCGAGCGCCAGAAGGAACAGCGCGTGGCCGACTTCCGCACCGCCATGCAATGGCTGATGGCGCAGGCCGAAGGCAGCGTCGGCCGCCAGCGCTACAAGGGCCTGGGCGAGATGAACCCCGAGCAGCTGTGGGAGACCACCATGGACCCCACCGTTCGCCGGCTGCTGAAGGTGCAGATCGAAGACGCCATCGAGGCCGACAAGGTGTTCACCATGCTGATGGGCGACGAGGTGGAGCCGCGGCGGGACTTCATCGAGACGAATGCGTTAAGGGCGGCGAATATCGACGTGTGA
- the dnaN gene encoding DNA polymerase III subunit beta yields MIVLKAAQEDLLGALQAVAGIVERRHTLPILANVLLKKDGDRIELTTSDLEIQVRTTATLGGDAGTLQTTVGARKLIDILRSLPADQTVTLTANQNKLTLQGGKSRFTLQTLPAEDFPLVNESADFGPAFSVPQKTLKGLIDQVHFAMAVHDIRYYLNGILFVAEGKTLTLVATDGHRLALAQAQLEAEIPKQEVILPRKTVLELQRLLKDDKGSAKDPAKEGGDATAEGAPIEMRFAGNQAKFSFSGLEFVTKLVEGKFPDYNRVIPKNHKNAVTLGRAPLLASLQRAAILTSEKFKGVRLNIEPGLLRIASSNAEQEEAKEEIEVDYAGDAIEIGFNVTYLMDALANMSQEMIKVELQDANSSALLTMPDHTGFKYVVMPMRI; encoded by the coding sequence ATGATTGTTCTGAAAGCGGCGCAGGAAGATCTGCTGGGTGCGCTGCAGGCGGTGGCCGGCATCGTGGAGCGGCGGCACACGCTGCCCATCCTGGCCAACGTGCTGCTGAAGAAGGACGGTGACCGCATCGAGCTGACGACCAGCGACCTGGAGATCCAGGTCCGCACCACCGCCACGCTGGGCGGTGATGCCGGCACCCTGCAGACCACCGTCGGCGCGCGCAAGCTGATCGACATCCTGCGCAGCCTGCCGGCCGACCAGACCGTCACCCTGACCGCCAACCAGAACAAGCTCACCCTGCAGGGCGGCAAGAGCCGCTTCACCCTGCAGACCCTGCCGGCCGAGGACTTCCCGCTGGTCAACGAGTCGGCCGACTTCGGCCCTGCCTTCAGCGTGCCGCAGAAGACGCTGAAGGGCCTGATCGACCAGGTGCACTTCGCGATGGCGGTGCACGACATCCGCTACTACCTCAACGGCATCCTGTTCGTCGCCGAAGGCAAGACGCTGACCCTGGTGGCCACCGACGGCCACCGCCTGGCGCTGGCCCAGGCGCAGCTGGAGGCCGAGATCCCGAAGCAGGAGGTCATCCTGCCGCGCAAGACGGTGCTGGAGCTGCAGCGGCTGCTGAAGGACGACAAGGGCAGCGCCAAGGACCCCGCCAAGGAGGGCGGCGACGCCACGGCCGAAGGCGCGCCGATCGAGATGCGCTTCGCCGGCAACCAGGCCAAGTTCAGCTTCTCCGGCCTGGAGTTCGTCACCAAGCTGGTCGAGGGCAAGTTCCCCGACTACAACCGCGTCATCCCGAAGAACCACAAGAACGCCGTGACCCTGGGCCGCGCGCCGCTGCTGGCCAGCCTGCAGCGCGCCGCCATCCTGACCAGCGAGAAGTTCAAGGGCGTGCGGCTGAACATCGAGCCGGGGCTGCTGCGCATCGCCTCCAGCAACGCCGAGCAGGAGGAGGCCAAGGAGGAGATCGAGGTCGACTACGCCGGCGACGCGATCGAGATCGGCTTCAACGTCACCTACCTGATGGATGCGCTGGCCAACATGAGCCAGGAAATGATCAAGGTCGAACTGCAGGACGCGAACTCCAGCGCGCTGCTGACCATGCCGGACCACACCGGCTTCAAGTACGTCGTCATGCCAATGCGGATCTAG
- a CDS encoding ATP-binding protein → MARPKTKAKADDSTGSLFEENYLVRTLGRIAQDPEVALTELVANAWDAGASLVDLIVPPTNELALTVEDDGHGMNAGQFKARWMKLGYNRLKHQSALVEFPPERQGWRRKAYGRNGVGRHGLLCFADQYSVETWREDKGASFDIGTQSEENPFKIEKEGSFLRKGHGTKLSVIVQRHLPDADAIREILAGRFVHDPQFVVRVNGVSVALADQTGLIEKQDLQIPGCPPAEAFVVDTTRTAKYTLYQGIAFWVNGRLVGVPSWVVGSEAVIDGRARFAKRFSIVIKADDGWLPEVEQDWVRFKSGKKVDALFEAARDYAKKVFAQLSATLVEESSEEALVKNREDFKELSPLGRAEVASFARDLVKATPTVSQDVLSAAVQALINIEKARGGAALLEKLIKLDESDIEGLDRLLSQWTVRDALSVLDEIDHRLAVIVAIEKLAGDEAADELHTLHPLVTQARWLFGPEFDSSEYSSNVSLRTAGEKIFKKRLSTYAFINAKQRPDIMALADATCSIVGTEGFDAADPTLTRIQNVLIIELKKGRSAIGREEMNQGNGYVQDFLGSGALDGTPMFRAFVVGHEITAKTTREIELKEEGVLRGRVQAVTYGQLTRSAHQRLFRLKERIPARYEDVSGGGLVGQSDAGHIASKSRAPGAGKD, encoded by the coding sequence ATGGCTAGGCCGAAGACAAAAGCGAAGGCGGATGATTCGACCGGATCTCTGTTCGAGGAGAACTACCTCGTCCGCACACTCGGGCGCATCGCTCAAGATCCCGAGGTCGCGCTCACTGAGCTCGTGGCCAACGCCTGGGATGCCGGCGCATCCCTCGTGGATTTGATCGTCCCTCCAACCAATGAGTTGGCGCTGACGGTTGAGGACGATGGGCACGGCATGAATGCCGGCCAGTTCAAAGCCCGTTGGATGAAGCTGGGCTACAACCGCCTCAAGCACCAAAGCGCCCTGGTCGAGTTCCCGCCAGAACGCCAAGGCTGGCGGCGCAAGGCCTATGGTCGCAATGGCGTCGGCCGCCACGGGCTTCTGTGCTTTGCCGACCAGTATTCGGTGGAGACCTGGCGCGAAGACAAGGGCGCGAGCTTCGACATCGGTACCCAGAGCGAAGAGAACCCTTTCAAGATCGAGAAGGAGGGCTCCTTCCTCCGCAAGGGTCACGGGACCAAGCTCTCGGTCATCGTTCAGCGGCACTTGCCGGACGCCGACGCCATCCGAGAAATTCTGGCGGGCCGCTTCGTCCACGATCCGCAGTTCGTCGTCCGCGTCAACGGAGTATCGGTCGCGTTGGCCGACCAGACGGGCCTCATCGAAAAGCAGGACTTGCAGATCCCCGGTTGCCCGCCGGCCGAGGCCTTCGTCGTCGACACGACGCGGACGGCCAAATACACGCTCTATCAAGGCATCGCCTTCTGGGTGAATGGGCGCCTGGTTGGCGTCCCGAGCTGGGTGGTCGGCTCGGAGGCTGTGATCGATGGCCGCGCGCGCTTCGCCAAGCGCTTTTCGATCGTCATCAAGGCGGACGATGGCTGGCTGCCTGAGGTCGAGCAGGACTGGGTTCGCTTCAAGAGCGGCAAGAAGGTAGACGCCCTCTTTGAGGCCGCCCGCGACTATGCCAAGAAGGTATTCGCCCAGCTCTCCGCGACGCTGGTTGAGGAAAGCTCCGAAGAGGCCCTGGTCAAGAATCGCGAGGACTTCAAGGAGCTCTCGCCCTTGGGGCGAGCCGAGGTCGCCAGCTTCGCCCGCGATCTGGTCAAGGCCACGCCTACCGTCTCGCAGGACGTGCTGTCGGCCGCGGTTCAGGCGCTGATCAACATCGAGAAGGCCCGCGGCGGCGCGGCGCTGCTCGAAAAGCTCATCAAGCTCGACGAGTCGGACATCGAGGGGCTCGACCGCCTGCTGAGCCAGTGGACCGTCCGCGACGCTCTGTCGGTGCTCGACGAGATCGACCATCGCCTGGCGGTCATCGTGGCCATCGAAAAGCTCGCAGGCGATGAGGCGGCCGACGAGCTGCACACCTTGCACCCACTTGTGACGCAGGCCCGGTGGCTCTTCGGCCCCGAGTTCGACAGCAGCGAATATTCGTCGAACGTCAGCCTGCGCACGGCCGGCGAGAAGATCTTCAAGAAGCGGCTGTCCACCTACGCCTTCATCAACGCAAAACAGCGGCCCGACATCATGGCGCTGGCCGATGCGACCTGCTCAATCGTCGGCACAGAAGGTTTCGACGCGGCCGACCCTACCTTGACCCGCATTCAAAACGTCCTGATCATCGAGTTGAAGAAGGGCCGCTCCGCGATCGGCCGCGAGGAGATGAACCAGGGCAACGGCTACGTGCAGGACTTCCTAGGCAGCGGCGCGCTCGATGGCACGCCGATGTTCCGCGCGTTCGTCGTGGGCCACGAGATCACCGCGAAGACAACGCGCGAGATCGAACTCAAAGAAGAGGGCGTTCTGCGAGGCAGGGTGCAGGCCGTCACCTATGGCCAGCTAACGCGCTCGGCCCACCAGCGTCTATTCCGCCTAAAAGAGCGGATCCCGGCCCGCTACGAGGACGTTTCGGGGGGCGGACTTGTCGGCCAAAGTGATGCAGGCCACATCGCAAGCAAATCTCGAGCTCCAGGTGCGGGCAAGGACTGA